A single window of Gemmatimonadales bacterium DNA harbors:
- a CDS encoding NAD(P)H-hydrate dehydratase encodes MSVVPVLSSAEAQEWDRLSREFAKIPSRVLMESAGRAVAAAVAREFASRLPLGVLVAAGTGNNGGDGYVAARALAAQGVSVTVATLPGDPSPDCLENKILATMHGVHVIEAGDEWGGCGVAVDALLGTGARGAPRGPAAAAIERLMRLAAPVVAVDGPSGLDLSTGVVHAPCVRSSVTVTFGGLRRGHLLQRTVCGSVLVADIGFPPPDPSWPSMVTDGWLREVLPPFSAEMHKGDRGRVVIVGGSEGMAGAVIFAAKATARSGAGLVKIAAPEATVRAAQANNPDLMTVTTPLEPPLQEPLLEALHWADVVVLGPGFGRGAARDRFARDVLGAARGAVLVDADGLVAFRGAAAELAALLAGRHALLTPHRGEFAALFPDLAERTRQDPFGAAAEAASRVGVGVLLKGVPTVVASPGVPPLVSAAGNPGLATGGTGDVLSGMAATWLARGAPPQIAGAAAAHVHGRAAENLAQHRSVRTLRPDDLLAVLSPLWRELAEKEIRVDPPFVARLEPPAVH; translated from the coding sequence ATGAGCGTCGTGCCGGTGCTCTCGTCGGCCGAGGCGCAGGAGTGGGACCGCCTGTCGCGGGAATTCGCCAAGATCCCGAGCCGCGTGCTCATGGAGTCGGCGGGGCGCGCGGTGGCCGCAGCGGTCGCCAGGGAGTTCGCGTCGCGGCTCCCGCTCGGCGTGCTGGTCGCCGCCGGCACCGGCAACAACGGCGGCGACGGGTACGTGGCGGCGCGCGCGCTGGCGGCGCAGGGCGTGAGCGTGACCGTGGCGACGCTGCCGGGCGACCCGTCGCCCGACTGCCTCGAGAACAAGATCCTCGCGACGATGCACGGTGTCCACGTCATCGAGGCCGGGGACGAGTGGGGCGGCTGCGGCGTGGCGGTGGACGCGCTGCTGGGCACCGGCGCCAGGGGCGCGCCGCGCGGGCCCGCGGCCGCGGCCATCGAGCGCCTGATGCGGCTGGCCGCGCCGGTGGTGGCGGTGGACGGCCCGTCGGGCCTCGACCTGTCGACCGGCGTGGTGCACGCGCCCTGCGTCCGCTCGTCGGTGACGGTGACCTTCGGGGGGCTGCGGCGCGGCCACCTGCTGCAGCGCACGGTCTGCGGCTCGGTGCTGGTCGCCGACATCGGGTTCCCGCCGCCGGACCCGTCGTGGCCGAGCATGGTGACCGACGGGTGGCTGCGCGAGGTGCTGCCGCCCTTCAGCGCCGAGATGCACAAGGGGGATCGCGGCCGCGTCGTGATCGTGGGCGGGAGCGAGGGCATGGCGGGCGCGGTCATCTTCGCCGCCAAGGCGACGGCGCGCTCGGGCGCCGGCCTGGTGAAGATCGCCGCCCCCGAGGCCACGGTGCGGGCCGCGCAGGCCAACAACCCCGACCTGATGACGGTCACCACGCCGCTGGAGCCGCCTTTGCAGGAGCCGCTCCTCGAGGCGCTGCATTGGGCGGACGTGGTCGTGCTCGGTCCCGGCTTCGGGCGCGGCGCGGCGCGCGACCGGTTCGCCCGCGACGTGCTCGGCGCGGCCCGGGGCGCCGTGCTGGTGGATGCCGACGGCCTGGTGGCGTTCCGCGGCGCCGCGGCGGAGCTGGCGGCGTTGCTGGCCGGGCGGCACGCGCTGCTGACGCCGCACCGGGGCGAGTTCGCGGCGCTGTTCCCCGACCTCGCGGAGCGCACGCGCCAGGACCCGTTCGGCGCGGCGGCCGAAGCGGCGTCCCGGGTCGGCGTGGGCGTGCTGCTCAAGGGCGTGCCCACGGTGGTCGCCTCGCCGGGCGTGCCGCCGCTGGTATCGGCCGCGGGCAACCCGGGCCTCGCGACCGGCGGCACGGGCGACGTGCTGTCCGGCATGGCCGCGACCTGGCTGGCGCGCGGCGCGCCGCCCCAGATCGCGGGGGCGGCGGCGGCCCACGTGCACGGCCGCGCGGCGGAGAACCTCGCCCAGCACCGTTCGGTGCGCACGCTCCGGCCCGACGACCTCCTCGCCGTGCTGAGCCCGTTGTGGCGCGAGCTGGCCGAGAAGGAGATCCGGGTGGATCCGCCGTTCGTCGCCCGGCTCGAGCCGCCCGCCGTCCATTAG
- the lon gene encoding endopeptidase La, which produces MTLPPAAPALEAVVPARLPVLALAQTVVFPHVVVPIAVTSPATVEVIDRVVESHKRVLLGVLRSTAESDLPPGVVEDAPPDAVHEVGTLAAVVRLLKLGDGSLRMLLQGLERVRLVDLRADGEGLSAGFAPVPSAIGDPLKTEALRRSVTTQMERVIEMTNLSAELQEVLAGITDAGKLADFVAANLDVAVEAKAELLATGDVAARLERLSALIGQELQVLEVGTQISEKVKSRLDEHQREYVLREQLKAIQEELGEGGLEGEMGELLKKLEAAKPSEEALAAGRRELERLGRMSPQSAEYQVSRTYVEVLAGLPWSVLTEDRLDIAHARSVLDRDHFDLERVKDRIIEYLAVRFLNPEAHGSILCFVGPPGTGKTSVGQSIAEALGRRFARMALGGMRDEAEIRGHRRTYVGALPGRIIQLLQRAGSRNPVFMLDEVDKLGADFRGDPTSALLEVLDPAQNHSFVDHYVEVPFSLRDVMFIATANTLATVPPPLIDRMEVLELPGYTPREKLEIARRYLVPRQLRETGLAGREVTVTDGALQTVIGEYTREAGVRQLEREIQHVLRQIVVDVVDGRSAGLRVTTRTVRRRLGPPKVLPEVAGREPEVGVMTGLAWTPTGGDILFIEALKMPGKGAILITGQLGDVMRESAEAAWSLVRSKALALGVDPATFQTADVHLHVPAGAVPKDGPSAGVAIATALASLASGRPVRPDVAATGELTLRGHVLPVGGIKEKLIAAERAGIRLVLAPARNAADVAEVPEEVRKKLEIRLVDTVDAVLEAALLPARAVAARPAARERAGGAAPGPAARSVP; this is translated from the coding sequence GTGACGCTCCCCCCGGCCGCGCCCGCGCTCGAGGCCGTCGTGCCGGCGCGGCTGCCGGTCCTCGCGCTGGCCCAGACGGTCGTCTTCCCGCACGTCGTGGTGCCGATCGCGGTGACCTCGCCGGCCACGGTCGAGGTGATCGACCGCGTGGTGGAGTCGCACAAGCGCGTGCTGCTGGGCGTGCTGCGCTCGACGGCCGAGAGCGACCTGCCCCCGGGCGTGGTGGAGGACGCGCCGCCGGACGCCGTCCACGAGGTGGGCACGCTGGCGGCGGTGGTCCGGCTGCTGAAGCTGGGCGACGGCTCGCTGCGGATGCTGCTCCAGGGACTGGAGCGGGTGCGGCTGGTGGACCTGCGCGCCGACGGCGAGGGCCTGAGCGCCGGCTTCGCGCCGGTCCCGAGCGCGATCGGCGATCCGCTCAAGACGGAGGCGCTGCGGCGCTCGGTGACGACGCAGATGGAGCGCGTCATCGAGATGACGAACCTGTCGGCCGAGCTGCAGGAGGTGCTGGCGGGGATCACCGACGCCGGCAAGCTCGCGGACTTCGTGGCGGCCAACCTGGACGTGGCCGTGGAGGCCAAGGCGGAGCTCCTGGCCACCGGCGACGTGGCCGCGCGGCTGGAGCGGCTGTCCGCGCTGATCGGCCAGGAGCTGCAGGTGCTCGAGGTGGGCACCCAGATCTCGGAGAAGGTGAAGTCGCGCCTGGACGAGCACCAGCGCGAGTACGTGCTCCGCGAGCAGCTCAAGGCCATCCAGGAAGAGCTGGGCGAGGGCGGGCTCGAAGGCGAGATGGGCGAGCTGCTGAAGAAGCTGGAGGCGGCGAAGCCGTCCGAGGAGGCGCTCGCGGCCGGCCGCCGCGAGCTGGAGCGGCTGGGCCGGATGTCGCCGCAGTCGGCCGAATACCAGGTGAGCCGCACCTACGTCGAGGTCCTGGCCGGCCTGCCGTGGAGCGTGCTCACCGAAGACCGGCTCGACATCGCTCACGCGCGCTCCGTCCTGGACCGCGATCACTTCGATCTCGAGCGGGTGAAGGACCGCATCATCGAGTACCTCGCCGTGCGGTTCCTCAACCCCGAAGCGCACGGGAGCATCCTGTGCTTCGTCGGCCCGCCGGGCACCGGCAAGACCAGCGTCGGCCAGAGCATCGCCGAGGCGCTGGGCCGCCGGTTCGCGCGGATGGCGTTGGGCGGGATGCGGGACGAGGCGGAGATCCGCGGCCATCGCCGGACGTACGTCGGCGCCCTGCCCGGCCGCATCATCCAGCTGCTGCAGCGGGCCGGGTCGCGGAATCCCGTGTTCATGCTGGACGAGGTGGACAAGCTCGGCGCCGACTTCCGCGGCGACCCCACCTCGGCGCTGCTCGAGGTGCTCGATCCCGCGCAGAACCACTCGTTCGTGGACCACTACGTGGAGGTCCCGTTCAGCCTGCGCGACGTGATGTTCATCGCGACCGCGAACACCCTGGCCACGGTGCCGCCGCCCCTGATCGACCGGATGGAGGTGCTGGAGCTGCCCGGCTACACGCCGCGGGAGAAGCTGGAGATCGCGCGCCGCTACCTGGTGCCGCGGCAGCTGCGGGAGACCGGGCTCGCGGGCCGGGAGGTGACCGTCACCGACGGCGCGCTGCAGACCGTCATCGGCGAGTACACGCGCGAGGCCGGCGTGCGGCAGCTCGAGCGCGAGATCCAGCACGTGCTCCGGCAGATCGTGGTGGACGTGGTGGACGGGAGGTCCGCGGGCCTGCGCGTCACCACGCGCACGGTGCGACGGCGGCTCGGGCCGCCCAAGGTGCTGCCCGAGGTCGCCGGCCGGGAGCCCGAGGTGGGCGTCATGACCGGCCTGGCGTGGACGCCGACCGGGGGCGACATCCTGTTCATCGAGGCGCTCAAGATGCCGGGCAAGGGCGCGATCCTCATCACCGGCCAGCTGGGCGACGTGATGCGGGAGTCGGCCGAGGCCGCGTGGAGCCTGGTGCGGTCCAAGGCGCTGGCGCTGGGCGTCGATCCCGCGACCTTCCAGACGGCGGACGTGCACCTGCACGTGCCGGCGGGGGCGGTGCCGAAGGACGGGCCGTCGGCGGGCGTCGCGATCGCGACGGCGCTCGCGTCGCTGGCTTCCGGCCGCCCGGTGCGTCCCGACGTGGCGGCGACCGGGGAGCTGACCCTGCGCGGCCACGTCTTGCCGGTCGGTGGGATCAAAGAGAAGTTGATAGCGGCCGAGCGGGCCGGCATCCGCCTGGTGCTGGCGCCGGCGCGCAACGCGGCCGACGTGGCCGAGGTGCCCGAGGAGGTCCGGAAGAAGTTGGAGATCCGCCTGGTGGACACGGTCGACGCGGTGCTCGAAGCCGCGCTGCTGCCGGCGAGGGCGGTGGCCGCGCGGCCGGCGGCGCGCGAGCGCGCCGGCGGTGCCGCGCCGGGCCCCGCCGCGCGGAGCGTGCCGTGA
- the eno gene encoding phosphopyruvate hydratase has product MSTIIDVHAREILDSRGNPTVEAEVVLASGTSATAAVPSGASTGEHEALELRDGEEGRYGGKGVRDAVRNVNEVIGPRLEGADADDQVGVDDQLLDLDGTANKSHLGANAMLAVSLAVARAAARDLGQPLYRYLGGVMAHVLPVPMMNVLNGGAHASNNVDVQEFMIVPVGAERFPEALRIGVEVFHSLKKVLSKQGLSTAVGDEGGFAPTLASNEAALEALLVAVKEAGYTPGEDVVFALDPAASEFYDDGRYVFKKSGGPARTAAEMIDLYASWVDKYPIVSIEDGLAEDDWEGWAKLTEALGDRIQIVGDDIFVTNLDRLAKGIEEGVGNAILIKLNQIGTLTETLDCIDLAKRNGYATVISHRSGETEDTFIADLAVATGAAQIKTGSASRTDRVAKYNQLLRIAEELDDVAYYPGKSLYRP; this is encoded by the coding sequence ATGAGCACGATCATCGACGTACACGCGAGAGAGATCCTGGACAGCCGCGGCAATCCGACGGTCGAGGCGGAAGTCGTCCTGGCGTCGGGCACGTCCGCCACGGCCGCGGTTCCCAGCGGCGCGTCCACCGGCGAGCACGAGGCGCTGGAGCTGCGCGACGGCGAGGAGGGGCGCTACGGCGGCAAGGGCGTGCGGGACGCCGTGCGCAACGTCAACGAGGTCATCGGCCCGCGCCTGGAGGGCGCCGACGCCGACGACCAGGTCGGCGTCGACGACCAGCTGCTCGACCTCGACGGCACGGCCAACAAGTCCCACCTCGGCGCCAACGCCATGCTGGCGGTGTCGCTCGCCGTGGCACGCGCGGCCGCGCGCGACCTCGGCCAGCCCCTGTACCGCTACCTCGGCGGCGTGATGGCGCACGTGCTGCCCGTGCCGATGATGAACGTCCTGAACGGCGGCGCCCACGCCTCGAACAACGTGGACGTGCAGGAGTTCATGATCGTGCCCGTGGGTGCGGAGCGCTTCCCCGAGGCCCTGCGCATCGGCGTCGAGGTGTTCCACTCCCTCAAGAAGGTGCTGTCGAAGCAGGGGCTCTCGACAGCCGTCGGCGACGAGGGCGGCTTCGCGCCGACCCTCGCCTCCAACGAGGCCGCGCTCGAGGCGTTGCTGGTCGCCGTGAAGGAGGCGGGCTACACGCCGGGCGAGGACGTGGTCTTCGCCCTGGATCCGGCCGCCTCCGAGTTCTACGACGACGGCCGGTACGTCTTCAAGAAGAGCGGCGGGCCGGCGCGCACCGCGGCCGAGATGATCGACCTGTACGCGTCGTGGGTGGACAAGTACCCGATCGTCTCCATCGAGGACGGCCTGGCGGAGGACGACTGGGAGGGGTGGGCGAAGCTCACCGAGGCGCTCGGGGACCGGATCCAGATCGTAGGCGACGACATCTTCGTCACCAACCTGGACCGGCTGGCGAAGGGCATCGAGGAGGGCGTGGGCAACGCGATCCTCATCAAGCTGAACCAGATCGGCACCTTGACCGAGACGCTGGACTGCATCGACCTCGCCAAGCGGAACGGCTACGCGACCGTGATCTCGCACCGCTCGGGCGAGACCGAGGACACGTTCATCGCGGACCTGGCGGTGGCGACCGGTGCCGCGCAGATCAAGACCGGGAGCGCCAGCCGGACCGACCGGGTGGCGAAGTACAACCAGCTGCTGAGGATCGCCGAGGAGCTGGACGACGTGGCGTACTACCCGGGGAAGTCGTTGTACCGTCCGTGA
- a CDS encoding Hsp20/alpha crystallin family protein has protein sequence MADGRRRPRAPRPSGPVTPHNADELEVYFNDYVRGSPVGFVSTPKWRPPTDIYETDDAFIVVMDIAGVDPGEFTVSLDAGMLTVSGERKERASGRREYHAMEVKVGPFERSFRLPRPVDAASLRATYELGFLEIRLSKLPAAPPRAVDVVGR, from the coding sequence ATGGCCGATGGGCGACGCCGTCCCCGGGCGCCCCGGCCCTCCGGGCCGGTGACGCCGCACAACGCCGACGAGCTCGAAGTCTATTTCAACGACTACGTCCGCGGGTCCCCGGTCGGGTTCGTCTCCACGCCCAAGTGGCGCCCCCCCACCGACATCTACGAGACCGACGACGCCTTCATCGTCGTGATGGACATCGCCGGCGTGGATCCGGGCGAGTTCACCGTCTCGCTCGACGCCGGGATGCTCACGGTGAGCGGCGAGCGGAAGGAGCGCGCCAGCGGCCGCCGCGAGTACCACGCGATGGAGGTGAAGGTCGGCCCGTTCGAGCGGAGCTTCCGGCTCCCGAGGCCGGTGGACGCCGCCTCGCTCCGCGCGACCTACGAGCTGGGGTTCCTCGAGATCCGCCTGTCCAAGCTCCCGGCCGCGCCGCCGCGCGCCGTGGACGTGGTGGGCCGGTGA
- the amrB gene encoding AmmeMemoRadiSam system protein B — translation MTATVRVRQPAVAGSFYPAQPTQLVAAVRELLTVAGAEPRPALAAVAPHAGYVYSGRTAGQVFARLEVPRCCVVLAPNHTGFGEAEEGGSVYAVGSFVTPAGEIPVDEATAAALLASCDLLEDDPAAHAREHAVEVELPFLLARQPRVTVVPVVLGWSDWPRTRRLGEALAAVVRGSPEPVLLVASSDMNHYESAAVAAEKDGLALAAAERLDGEQLLEVTRRHRISMCGRVPAAAVLHAARLLGAVTAEVVHRSHSGQVTGDDLSVVSYAGVIAR, via the coding sequence ATGACGGCCACCGTGCGCGTCCGCCAGCCGGCCGTCGCCGGCTCCTTCTATCCGGCGCAGCCGACGCAGCTGGTGGCCGCGGTGCGCGAGCTGCTCACCGTGGCCGGGGCCGAGCCGCGACCCGCGCTCGCCGCCGTCGCCCCGCACGCGGGCTACGTGTACTCGGGCCGCACGGCGGGCCAGGTGTTCGCCCGCCTCGAGGTGCCGCGATGCTGCGTCGTGCTGGCACCCAACCACACGGGATTCGGCGAGGCGGAAGAAGGCGGCAGCGTGTACGCCGTCGGGTCGTTCGTCACCCCGGCCGGCGAGATCCCGGTGGACGAGGCGACCGCGGCCGCGCTGCTGGCGAGCTGCGACCTCCTCGAGGACGACCCGGCGGCGCACGCGCGGGAGCACGCGGTCGAGGTGGAGCTGCCCTTCCTGCTCGCGCGGCAGCCGCGCGTGACCGTGGTGCCGGTCGTGCTCGGCTGGTCCGACTGGCCCCGGACCCGGCGGCTCGGGGAGGCGCTCGCGGCGGTGGTCCGCGGCTCGCCGGAGCCGGTGCTCCTGGTGGCCAGCTCCGACATGAACCACTACGAGAGCGCGGCGGTGGCCGCCGAGAAGGACGGCCTCGCGCTCGCCGCGGCCGAGCGGCTCGACGGCGAGCAGCTGCTCGAGGTCACGCGCCGCCACCGGATCTCGATGTGCGGGCGGGTGCCGGCCGCGGCGGTCCTGCACGCCGCCCGGCTGCTGGGCGCGGTGACGGCCGAGGTGGTGCACCGCTCGCATTCGGGCCAGGTCACCGGGGACGACTTGTCGGTGGTGAGCTACGCCGGGGTGATCGCGCGATGA
- a CDS encoding Minf_1886 family protein, with amino-acid sequence MRDTRGGAVSQLEFADELMARISPRAGRFHPRAFFFVLAALERHQERLSERRHVSGGELSHACRELALEQYGLLARTVLEHWGIRTTGDFGEIVYALIDAGLLIRRPEDRPEDFQGVFHFERAFEDEYVWAKDVMREGEGER; translated from the coding sequence GTGCGCGATACCCGAGGCGGCGCGGTGAGCCAGCTCGAGTTCGCCGACGAGCTGATGGCGCGCATCAGCCCGAGAGCCGGCCGCTTCCATCCGCGCGCGTTCTTCTTCGTGCTGGCGGCACTCGAGCGCCACCAGGAGCGCCTGTCGGAGCGCCGCCACGTGTCCGGCGGCGAGCTGTCGCACGCCTGCCGCGAGCTGGCGCTGGAGCAGTACGGCCTGCTGGCGCGCACGGTGCTGGAGCACTGGGGCATCCGGACGACCGGCGACTTCGGCGAGATCGTGTACGCCCTGATCGACGCGGGGCTGCTGATCCGCCGGCCGGAGGACCGCCCGGAGGATTTCCAGGGCGTCTTCCACTTCGAGCGCGCGTTCGAGGACGAGTACGTGTGGGCGAAGGATGTGATGCGCGAGGGTGAAGGTGAGAGGTGA
- a CDS encoding septum formation initiator family protein, with product MNRRMLVGGVVAGMVAFAVLGGEYSSLDLWRMRRQVGREQRAIVRLRHDVDSLTQAAGALKTDSATQERVARESFGMIRPGEMLYEVVPPDSAGR from the coding sequence GTGAACCGGCGGATGCTGGTGGGGGGCGTCGTGGCGGGCATGGTGGCCTTCGCCGTCCTGGGCGGGGAGTACTCGTCGCTGGACCTGTGGCGGATGCGGCGGCAGGTGGGCCGGGAGCAGCGGGCCATCGTGCGGCTGCGCCACGACGTGGATTCGCTCACCCAGGCGGCGGGCGCGCTGAAGACCGATTCGGCCACCCAGGAGCGCGTGGCGCGCGAGAGCTTCGGGATGATCCGGCCCGGGGAGATGCTTTACGAGGTGGTGCCGCCCGACAGCGCGGGGCGCTGA
- a CDS encoding lysophospholipid acyltransferase family protein, whose product MRAVRYLVALLVGTLWYGSKVILASWLRRPHARGGVYQRSGHDWAGMLLRAAGVSVTVSGTEHLSQREAQIVVANHQSWFDILALFYVLPVEIRFVAKKELFAIPFFGSTLHALGHIRLDRTNLKQAIGAYEQAARYIHEQRLSVLVFAEGTRSRTGELQPFKSGPFVLAIESGAPVVPVYVAGTFGILPKGSIRVRPHPVEVLVGASIASAGLTIDDRGALRDRTREAVARLRAGSVDAPRAPA is encoded by the coding sequence GTGCGCGCCGTCCGCTACCTGGTCGCCCTGCTGGTCGGCACCCTGTGGTACGGCTCCAAGGTGATCCTGGCGTCGTGGCTGCGGCGGCCGCACGCGCGCGGGGGCGTGTACCAGCGCTCCGGGCACGACTGGGCCGGAATGCTCCTGCGCGCGGCCGGCGTGTCCGTGACGGTGAGCGGCACCGAGCACCTGTCGCAGCGCGAGGCGCAGATCGTGGTCGCCAACCACCAGTCGTGGTTCGACATCCTCGCCCTGTTCTACGTCCTGCCGGTCGAGATCCGGTTCGTCGCCAAGAAGGAGCTGTTCGCGATTCCGTTCTTCGGCTCGACGCTCCACGCCCTCGGCCACATCCGCCTCGACCGCACCAACCTCAAGCAGGCCATCGGCGCGTACGAGCAGGCGGCCCGCTACATCCACGAGCAGCGGCTCAGCGTGCTGGTGTTCGCGGAGGGCACCCGCTCGCGGACCGGCGAGCTGCAGCCGTTCAAGAGCGGCCCCTTCGTGCTGGCGATCGAGAGCGGCGCGCCGGTCGTCCCGGTCTACGTCGCCGGCACGTTCGGCATCCTGCCCAAGGGCTCCATCCGGGTGCGGCCGCACCCGGTCGAGGTCCTGGTCGGCGCGTCGATCGCGTCGGCCGGACTCACCATCGACGACCGCGGCGCGTTGCGCGACCGCACCCGCGAGGCGGTCGCCCGACTCCGGGCCGGGAGCGTTGACGCTCCGCGCGCCCCCGCATAG
- the thiL gene encoding thiamine-phosphate kinase — MTGPLETPLGPGVEFDRIRALAAAWGQRARGLGDDCAFLEAGGERLALSVDLSVEGVHFRREWLAPAEIGYRAAAAALSDLAAVAAEPLALLLAVGLPAGEPEATLAAIGDGVADAAADAGATIVGGDTSRAPGIVIDCCVVGRAAAPVFRRGARPGDVVVVTGALGGPLAALLEWRAGRPPPPAARERFARPAARHGAARFLAAHRAHAMIDVSDGLAGDLGHLLAASGVGATLAVDRLPVLPAAAKVAARAGEPPWRLAARSGEEYELLAAVPPDAAATVVAECPVPVTVIGVIDAEPGLRATERGAAVSLPGGFDHFGTA, encoded by the coding sequence GTGACCGGCCCGCTCGAGACGCCGCTCGGCCCGGGCGTCGAGTTCGACCGGATCCGCGCCCTCGCGGCCGCCTGGGGCCAGCGCGCGCGGGGACTCGGTGACGACTGCGCGTTCCTCGAGGCCGGCGGCGAGCGCCTCGCGCTGTCGGTGGACCTGTCGGTCGAGGGCGTGCACTTCCGGCGCGAGTGGCTCGCGCCGGCGGAGATCGGCTACCGCGCCGCGGCGGCGGCGCTCTCGGACCTCGCCGCGGTGGCCGCCGAGCCGCTGGCGTTGCTGCTGGCGGTCGGCCTGCCGGCGGGCGAGCCCGAGGCGACCCTGGCCGCCATCGGCGACGGCGTCGCCGACGCCGCCGCGGACGCGGGGGCCACGATCGTCGGCGGGGACACCTCGCGCGCCCCCGGGATCGTGATCGACTGCTGCGTCGTCGGCCGGGCCGCGGCGCCGGTGTTCCGCCGCGGCGCCCGACCCGGCGACGTGGTGGTCGTGACCGGCGCGCTCGGCGGGCCGCTGGCGGCGCTGCTCGAGTGGCGCGCGGGCCGCCCGCCGCCGCCGGCGGCGCGCGAGCGGTTCGCGCGTCCCGCGGCGCGCCACGGCGCGGCGCGGTTCCTCGCCGCGCACCGGGCCCACGCGATGATCGACGTCTCGGACGGGCTCGCGGGCGACCTCGGGCACCTGCTGGCCGCCTCCGGCGTCGGCGCGACGCTGGCGGTGGACCGCCTGCCGGTGCTCCCCGCCGCCGCCAAGGTCGCCGCCCGCGCGGGCGAGCCGCCGTGGCGGCTCGCGGCCCGCAGCGGCGAGGAGTACGAGCTCCTGGCCGCGGTGCCGCCGGACGCGGCGGCGACGGTGGTGGCGGAGTGTCCGGTCCCGGTCACCGTCATCGGGGTGATCGACGCGGAGCCCGGGCTCCGGGCCACGGAGCGCGGCGCCGCGGTCTCGCTGCCGGGCGGCTTCGACCACTTCGGGACGGCGTAG
- the glyA gene encoding serine hydroxymethyltransferase, producing MNPTSWQPHPDLVAADPVVADILARETARQAEGLELIASENFPSSAVLAAMGSPLNNKYAEGYPGKRYYGGCEVVDEAEQLAIDRARKLFGAAHANVQPHSGSQANFAAYLAVANPGDTLMGLALRHGGHLTHGAPVSASGRLFRPVQYGVRESDGLIDLDQVRAMARAEKPKIIVTGGSAYPRIIDFAAFASIAREVGATLVVDMAHFAGLVAGGVHPSPVPHADIVTTTTHKTLRGPRGGMILTTDALAKAVDKQVFPATQGGPLMHVIAAKAVALGEALQPGFAGYARRVVANARALGEALQERGYVLVSGGTDTHLLLVDLRAAGLTGKLVEETLGRAGITVNKNTVPGDPQSPFVTSGIRIGTAALTTRGMGEAEMRAIGALIHRAVESRDEPAGLARLKHEVLELAEQFPLYGLPMREVAAGRV from the coding sequence ATGAACCCGACGTCGTGGCAGCCGCATCCCGATCTGGTGGCCGCCGATCCGGTGGTGGCCGACATCCTCGCGCGCGAGACCGCGCGCCAGGCCGAGGGTCTCGAGCTGATCGCCTCGGAGAACTTCCCCTCCTCCGCGGTGCTCGCCGCGATGGGGTCGCCGCTCAACAACAAGTACGCCGAGGGCTACCCCGGCAAGCGCTACTACGGCGGCTGCGAGGTGGTGGACGAGGCCGAGCAGCTGGCGATCGACCGCGCGCGGAAGCTGTTCGGCGCGGCCCACGCCAACGTGCAGCCGCACAGCGGGAGCCAGGCGAACTTCGCGGCGTACCTAGCGGTGGCCAACCCGGGCGACACGCTGATGGGGCTGGCCCTGCGGCACGGCGGCCACCTCACGCACGGGGCGCCGGTGAGCGCGTCCGGGCGGCTGTTCCGCCCGGTGCAGTACGGCGTGCGGGAGAGCGACGGGCTGATCGACCTCGACCAGGTGCGGGCGATGGCGCGGGCCGAGAAGCCGAAGATCATCGTGACGGGCGGCAGCGCCTATCCGCGCATCATCGACTTCGCCGCGTTCGCGTCCATCGCGCGGGAGGTCGGCGCGACGCTGGTGGTGGACATGGCGCATTTCGCCGGCCTGGTGGCGGGCGGCGTGCACCCCTCCCCGGTGCCGCACGCCGACATCGTGACCACGACCACGCACAAGACGCTGCGCGGGCCGCGCGGCGGGATGATCCTCACCACCGACGCCCTGGCGAAGGCGGTGGACAAGCAGGTCTTCCCGGCCACCCAGGGCGGCCCGCTGATGCACGTGATCGCGGCCAAGGCGGTCGCGCTGGGCGAGGCGCTGCAGCCGGGCTTCGCGGGCTATGCGCGCCGGGTGGTCGCCAACGCCCGGGCGCTCGGCGAGGCGCTGCAGGAGCGCGGCTACGTCCTGGTCTCGGGCGGCACCGACACCCACCTGCTGCTGGTGGACCTGCGGGCCGCCGGGCTCACGGGCAAGCTGGTCGAGGAGACGCTGGGCCGGGCCGGCATCACGGTCAACAAGAACACGGTGCCGGGCGATCCGCAGTCGCCGTTCGTGACGAGCGGCATCCGGATCGGCACGGCCGCGCTCACCACCCGGGGGATGGGCGAGGCCGAGATGCGGGCCATCGGCGCGCTGATCCACCGGGCGGTGGAGTCGCGCGACGAGCCGGCCGGTCTCGCGCGGCTGAAGCACGAGGTGCTCGAGCTGGCCGAGCAGTTCCCGCTGTACGGGTTGCCGATGCGCGAAGTGGCGGCAGGCCGGGTCTAG